A part of Halorhodospira halophila genomic DNA contains:
- a CDS encoding carbonic anhydrase, giving the protein MVDPAQALGWLIEGNQRFMADAPGDPDRFNAERRGQLVRGQTPFAAILSCADSRVPAEVVFDQGLGDLFVVRVAGNIAAPSQMGSLEFAAEKLGVRLVVVLGHSCCGAIDATVEALREQVEAPTEGLRKILDRVRPAVEPLFAESLDPQELAREAVRANVRMAAQMLREESPILARLRAEQGLAVVGAEYDLASGAVHFFDGVAETGALPPPEQR; this is encoded by the coding sequence ATGGTGGATCCCGCTCAGGCCCTGGGATGGCTGATCGAAGGCAATCAGCGGTTCATGGCCGATGCCCCCGGTGACCCCGACCGGTTCAATGCCGAGCGCCGCGGGCAACTCGTCCGCGGCCAGACCCCGTTTGCGGCGATCCTCTCCTGCGCCGACTCGCGGGTGCCCGCCGAGGTGGTCTTCGATCAAGGGCTCGGGGATCTGTTCGTGGTCCGGGTGGCCGGCAACATCGCTGCGCCCTCGCAGATGGGTAGCCTGGAGTTCGCTGCCGAGAAACTGGGCGTGCGCCTGGTGGTGGTCCTCGGCCACTCCTGCTGCGGGGCCATCGACGCCACCGTAGAGGCGCTGCGCGAACAGGTCGAGGCCCCCACCGAGGGGCTGCGCAAGATCCTCGACCGGGTGCGCCCGGCGGTGGAGCCGCTGTTTGCCGAGTCCCTCGATCCGCAGGAATTGGCCCGCGAGGCGGTGCGGGCCAACGTGCGCATGGCGGCACAGATGCTGCGCGAGGAGTCGCCGATCCTCGCCCGGCTGCGCGCCGAGCAGGGGTTGGCTGTGGTCGGTGCCGAATACGACCTGGCCTCCGGGGCGGTGCACTTCTTTGACGGGGTGGCCGAGACGGGGGCGCTGCCGCCACCTGAGCAGCGCTAA